The following proteins are co-located in the Paludibaculum fermentans genome:
- a CDS encoding carbon-nitrogen hydrolase family protein, with translation MSAPATLQVSCVQMHWATPLEANLRTTLKYIRAAAEAGSRVVLFPEAHLTSYYFPYLVNLDQKAVLDALAQTQKAALEFGVWVIAGTIQKTHDRFLNLAHVISPDGAITHEYAKVHMAGRDEMQYCRGGNKLALFEIDGVPCTLVICRDGRHPELYRIPAMAGAQILFHPSCSSDEIEAVCWKRTSGRAQQPVGPNSKIFHCVANTIGQSPDGLQTSSGMSFIREPNGIPLAEAGYYQEEMITSVLDLARADRGYVLDSLANPPFLKEHWEKMIADVRLRADVKPE, from the coding sequence ATGTCCGCTCCCGCCACGTTGCAGGTTTCCTGCGTCCAGATGCACTGGGCGACTCCGTTGGAAGCGAACCTGCGTACCACATTGAAGTACATCCGGGCCGCCGCCGAGGCAGGCAGCCGGGTGGTGCTGTTCCCGGAGGCCCACCTCACCAGCTACTACTTCCCCTATCTGGTGAACCTCGACCAGAAAGCAGTGCTGGACGCGCTGGCCCAGACGCAAAAGGCCGCGCTGGAGTTTGGCGTCTGGGTGATCGCCGGCACCATCCAGAAGACACACGACCGATTCCTCAATCTCGCGCATGTGATTTCTCCGGACGGAGCCATTACGCACGAGTACGCCAAGGTACACATGGCCGGGCGCGATGAGATGCAGTACTGCCGGGGCGGCAACAAGCTGGCGCTGTTCGAGATCGACGGCGTGCCGTGTACGTTGGTGATTTGCCGCGATGGGCGCCATCCGGAACTCTACCGGATCCCGGCGATGGCTGGGGCGCAGATCCTGTTTCACCCGTCGTGCAGTTCAGACGAGATCGAGGCGGTGTGCTGGAAGCGGACGTCGGGCCGGGCGCAGCAGCCGGTGGGTCCGAATTCGAAGATCTTCCACTGTGTGGCGAATACGATTGGGCAGTCGCCGGATGGGCTGCAGACGTCGAGTGGGATGTCGTTCATCCGTGAACCGAACGGGATTCCGCTGGCCGAGGCGGGGTATTACCAGGAGGAGATGATCACATCGGTGCTGGACCTGGCGCGGGCCGATCGTGGCTATGTGCTTGACAGCCTGGCGAATCCGCCGTTCCTGAAGGAGCACTGGGAGAAGATGATTGCCGATGTGCGGCTGCGGGCGGATGTAAAGCCGGAGTAG
- a CDS encoding leucine-rich repeat domain-containing protein — protein MQRKLTSTTSLENLKRAAKRWLKALRENDADAIERFQQAYPNGPAAPVLRDVQHALAREYDQTSWKELKLALEARGPVTASLASQEAYSQAAQDFVQAFEGDEAALQRLNAHYGRTFAHGDVRAEAWRRVYALRQRSSKVPKNYLALEEARVVVAQDAGFGSWIALLEAVATGAPPAVEAYEVDAKENRIAPRRRMNRSEWDGFVGVMKEQRIPAVDAGGLMTDEVLARIAELVHVTRLNLGGSRELTDDGLLQLARMPQLEHLNLTGGQLTDRGLEVLRHLPNLKSFEMTWQAGISDAGVSKLRYCEQIEEVNLMGSPTGDGAIEALQGKAKLRRFSTGRMVTDAGLPLLQNLPMLKRWHGPALEAGDNTAQERGVKLLVDGPFTDSGLAGLAGLEGVYELDLFWHVSGITADGMAHLAQMPNLSVLGCDGELSCDAAMPHIAAIPRLRRLRAQESTATDAGFEALSRSRTLEGLWGRVCPHFGSRGFLALSRMPALRSLGIGLGNVDEQALSSLPQFPALRELTPIGLLDDGFRHVGRCADLERLTCMYCRETTDIATGHIVALPIRYYYAGLTQITDRSLQILGGMPSLEQVELYECQKVTDAGLVFLAGLPNLREVHLDGIPGVTLAGTRVFPKRVRIAYTT, from the coding sequence ATGCAGCGAAAGCTCACCTCTACCACCTCGCTCGAGAATCTCAAGCGGGCTGCCAAGCGCTGGCTGAAAGCCCTGCGCGAAAACGATGCGGACGCAATTGAGCGGTTCCAGCAGGCTTACCCGAATGGCCCAGCGGCTCCGGTGCTGCGCGATGTGCAGCATGCGCTTGCGCGTGAGTACGACCAGACAAGCTGGAAGGAGCTGAAACTGGCACTGGAGGCGCGTGGTCCGGTGACCGCGTCTTTGGCGAGCCAGGAGGCCTATTCCCAGGCCGCCCAGGATTTCGTCCAGGCTTTTGAAGGGGACGAGGCCGCCCTGCAGCGCCTGAATGCGCATTACGGGCGGACCTTTGCCCACGGCGATGTGCGGGCGGAGGCATGGCGGCGGGTCTACGCGCTGCGGCAGCGTTCATCGAAGGTTCCGAAGAACTACCTGGCGCTGGAGGAGGCCCGGGTGGTGGTGGCGCAGGACGCGGGATTCGGAAGCTGGATTGCGCTGCTGGAGGCGGTGGCGACGGGGGCTCCTCCTGCAGTGGAGGCATACGAGGTCGATGCGAAGGAGAATCGCATCGCACCGCGGCGCCGGATGAACCGGAGCGAGTGGGATGGCTTTGTCGGCGTCATGAAGGAGCAGCGAATTCCTGCGGTGGACGCCGGCGGCCTGATGACGGATGAGGTGCTGGCGCGCATCGCGGAACTGGTCCACGTCACCCGATTGAACCTGGGCGGATCGCGTGAACTGACCGATGACGGCCTGTTGCAACTGGCGCGCATGCCGCAACTGGAGCACCTGAACCTCACCGGCGGCCAACTGACTGACCGGGGGCTGGAGGTGCTGCGCCACCTGCCGAACCTGAAGAGCTTCGAGATGACGTGGCAGGCGGGCATCAGTGATGCGGGGGTCTCGAAGCTGCGGTATTGCGAGCAGATCGAGGAGGTGAACCTGATGGGTTCACCCACTGGTGATGGAGCGATTGAAGCGCTGCAGGGCAAAGCGAAGCTGCGGCGGTTCAGCACGGGCCGGATGGTGACGGACGCGGGTCTGCCGCTGCTGCAGAATCTCCCGATGTTGAAGCGGTGGCACGGTCCGGCGCTCGAAGCGGGAGACAATACCGCGCAGGAACGGGGGGTGAAGTTGCTGGTGGACGGGCCGTTCACGGACTCCGGCCTGGCGGGGCTGGCCGGCCTGGAGGGCGTCTATGAGCTCGATCTCTTCTGGCACGTCAGCGGGATCACGGCCGACGGCATGGCGCACCTCGCGCAGATGCCGAACCTGAGCGTACTTGGTTGCGACGGAGAGCTTAGCTGCGACGCGGCGATGCCCCACATTGCAGCCATCCCCCGGTTGCGGCGGTTGCGCGCGCAGGAGTCGACTGCGACCGACGCGGGTTTCGAGGCGCTGAGCCGATCGCGGACGCTGGAAGGGCTGTGGGGCCGGGTGTGTCCGCACTTCGGCAGCCGCGGTTTTCTCGCGCTGTCGCGCATGCCGGCGTTGCGCAGCCTGGGCATCGGGTTGGGCAACGTCGATGAGCAGGCGCTGTCGAGCCTGCCGCAGTTCCCGGCACTGCGGGAACTTACACCCATCGGACTGCTGGATGACGGCTTCCGCCATGTAGGCCGCTGCGCCGACCTGGAGAGGCTGACGTGCATGTACTGCCGCGAGACTACAGACATCGCGACGGGCCATATCGTGGCGCTGCCGATACGGTACTACTACGCGGGGCTGACGCAGATTACGGACCGCAGCTTGCAGATCCTGGGCGGCATGCCATCGCTGGAGCAAGTGGAGCTGTATGAGTGCCAGAAGGTGACCGACGCGGGCCTGGTGTTCCTGGCCGGCCTGCCGAACCTGCGGGAGGTCCATCTGGATGGTATACCGGGCGTAACCCTGGCCGGGACGCGTGTCTTCCCGAAGCGGGTGCGCATAGCCTATACCACCTGA